The following coding sequences lie in one Numenius arquata chromosome 27, bNumArq3.hap1.1, whole genome shotgun sequence genomic window:
- the LOC141475980 gene encoding feather keratin 4-like: protein MSCYDLCPPKTSVAVPQPIAESCNELCARQCPDSTAFIQPPPVVVTFPGPILSSFPQQAVVGSSGAPAFGGNLGLGGLYGAGATQGSGGLCTFGRAYAAPACSPCVLPCYTKKLWDTCGPC from the coding sequence ATGTCTTGCTAcgacctgtgcccaccaaagaccagcgttgccgtccctcagcccatcgctgaAAGCTGCAACGAACTGTGCgcccgccagtgccccgactccacggccttcatccagccaccccctgttgtggtgaccttccccggccccatcctcagctccttcccccagcaagccgtggtgggctcctccggagcacccgcctttgggggcaacctggggctggggggcctctacggggctggtgccacccagggctcggggggcctctgcacctttggcagagcctacgctgctcctgcctgcagcccttgtgtcttgccctgctacaccaagaagctctgggacacctgtgggccctgctag